From a single Alloactinosynnema sp. L-07 genomic region:
- a CDS encoding NUDIX domain-containing protein, whose product MTVTTEIIARAVIRRDGHLLLARQIGKSWYFLPGGHIEPGERVEPALVREIAEELGTDAKIAGFVGVVEHGYTEDGATHHELNLVFEIALAHGDPTSQEDHLEFHWLPLAKLADTDIRPTTLKNALIAFDADRTPFWRGWNG is encoded by the coding sequence ATGACCGTGACCACCGAGATCATCGCCAGGGCCGTGATCCGCCGCGACGGCCACCTCCTGCTGGCCCGCCAGATCGGCAAATCCTGGTACTTCCTGCCCGGCGGCCACATCGAACCCGGAGAACGAGTCGAACCCGCCCTCGTCCGGGAGATCGCCGAAGAACTCGGCACCGACGCCAAGATCGCCGGATTCGTCGGCGTCGTCGAACACGGCTACACCGAGGACGGCGCCACCCACCACGAACTCAACCTCGTCTTCGAGATCGCTCTGGCCCACGGCGACCCCACCAGCCAGGAAGACCACCTGGAATTCCACTGGCTCCCGCTGGCCAAACTCGCCGACACCGACATCCGGCCCACCACGCTCAAGAACGCCCTGATCGCCTTTGACGCCGACCGCACCCCATTCTGGCGCGGCTGGAACGGGTGA
- a CDS encoding aminoglycoside phosphotransferase family protein, whose product MGVDEPTAERVATAVEQLMPDTGPVRPVSVLRKGRSHASWVLDSAVGPLVGKVLLCGDRDVVRRRIAEHQRVWECGVPVPRVLGVTRSSPAAGGRLLIVSQYRSGQDAQDAAATVSATAVEEVMRATGAALNQLHQVPVPAFGDQASGLFPGPRTWSAVVDARVELLHSAYRDHDPGVSDGVIEAGLTLLAELATEVSPVVRAGTAHLDLYLPNILCDPDGRFLMLLDMEHLRWVDPVMDFVKPAMWMFDGQPGWAEAFVDGYRSAGAWPDRWSQRLAVASGWELLTGVDYWSRVRDTAMREDYLRRLRAWVRSDGAGHVWPQGVR is encoded by the coding sequence GTGGGTGTAGACGAACCGACGGCCGAACGTGTCGCGACGGCGGTGGAACAGCTGATGCCCGACACCGGCCCGGTTCGCCCGGTGTCGGTCCTGCGCAAGGGCCGCAGCCACGCGTCGTGGGTGTTGGACTCCGCGGTCGGTCCGTTGGTGGGCAAGGTGTTGCTGTGCGGTGATCGGGATGTGGTGCGGCGGCGGATCGCAGAGCACCAGCGGGTGTGGGAGTGCGGTGTGCCGGTGCCGCGGGTGCTCGGGGTCACTCGGTCAAGCCCAGCGGCGGGCGGGCGCCTGCTCATCGTGTCGCAGTACCGCAGCGGCCAGGACGCGCAGGACGCCGCCGCCACCGTCTCGGCGACCGCGGTGGAGGAGGTGATGCGGGCGACCGGGGCGGCGTTGAATCAGCTGCACCAGGTGCCTGTTCCGGCGTTTGGTGACCAGGCAAGCGGCCTGTTCCCGGGTCCGCGCACCTGGTCGGCCGTTGTCGACGCGCGGGTGGAGCTGCTGCACAGCGCCTACCGCGACCACGACCCCGGCGTGTCCGACGGTGTCATCGAAGCGGGCCTGACGTTGCTGGCCGAGCTGGCGACGGAGGTGTCGCCGGTGGTGCGGGCGGGCACCGCGCACCTGGACCTGTACTTGCCGAATATCCTGTGCGACCCGGATGGCCGGTTTCTGATGTTGCTGGACATGGAGCATCTGCGGTGGGTGGATCCGGTGATGGACTTCGTGAAGCCGGCGATGTGGATGTTCGATGGCCAGCCGGGCTGGGCGGAGGCGTTCGTTGACGGCTACCGGTCGGCGGGTGCTTGGCCGGATCGTTGGTCGCAGCGGCTGGCTGTGGCCTCGGGGTGGGAGTTGCTGACCGGGGTGGACTACTGGAGCCGAGTCAGGGACACCGCGATGCGGGAGGACTACCTGCGCAGGTTGCGGGCGTGGGTTCGCTCCGATGGCGCTGGTCATGTGTGGCCCCAAGGGGTTCGGTGA
- a CDS encoding NAD(P)-dependent oxidoreductase, with translation MKLLIDHQQRGTRTVLVTGAAGLIGVPVLRCLRRNGFRVVAVDDGSAGTLGRLGEFTGCLDVAIRVVDIRHRDELARLVAATRPWAVIHLAARHFIPDCEREPGQTLAVNVIGTQNLLDACAAHPPARFVFASTADVYAADLRAHSEDDPIGPLGVYGCSKLLGERLLRDQAHRLPGCAVVIARLFNVYGPGDPNPHLLPEVIRQLQHAAVLRLGDLESARDFVYVDDVAEALVALLDTGHSGVFNVGTGHAVSGRELVGLVADTIGQKISVELDPERLRRRVRPVLYAVPDRLRQVLPWWPHTTLRGGVALTLADGTATTEARAS, from the coding sequence GTGAAGTTGTTGATTGATCATCAGCAGCGCGGCACCCGGACGGTGTTGGTCACCGGTGCAGCCGGTCTGATCGGCGTGCCGGTTCTCAGGTGCTTGCGCCGCAACGGATTTCGTGTCGTCGCGGTCGATGACGGCAGCGCTGGGACGCTGGGCAGGCTGGGGGAGTTCACTGGGTGCCTGGATGTCGCCATCCGGGTGGTCGACATCCGTCACCGTGACGAGCTCGCCCGATTGGTCGCTGCCACCCGGCCGTGGGCCGTGATCCATTTGGCTGCTCGGCACTTCATCCCCGACTGCGAGCGCGAGCCCGGACAGACCTTGGCCGTCAACGTCATCGGCACCCAGAACCTGCTCGACGCCTGCGCCGCCCATCCACCGGCGCGGTTCGTGTTCGCTTCCACGGCCGACGTGTACGCCGCGGATCTCCGTGCACACAGCGAGGACGACCCGATCGGCCCTCTGGGCGTCTACGGCTGCTCCAAGCTGCTCGGCGAGCGGCTGCTGCGCGACCAGGCCCACCGGCTGCCCGGATGCGCCGTCGTGATCGCCCGGCTGTTCAACGTCTACGGCCCCGGCGACCCCAATCCGCACCTGCTGCCGGAGGTGATTCGCCAACTCCAGCACGCAGCGGTGCTGCGTCTGGGTGACCTGGAGTCCGCCCGCGACTTCGTCTACGTCGATGACGTCGCCGAGGCGTTGGTCGCGCTGCTCGACACCGGGCACTCGGGGGTGTTCAACGTCGGCACCGGGCACGCGGTGTCCGGCCGCGAGTTGGTCGGCCTGGTCGCCGACACGATCGGCCAGAAGATCAGTGTTGAGCTGGACCCCGAACGGCTGCGCCGCCGGGTCCGGCCGGTGCTGTACGCCGTCCCGGATCGGCTACGGCAGGTCCTGCCGTGGTGGCCCCACACAACGCTGCGCGGCGGCGTCGCGCTCACCCTCGCCGACGGCACGGCCACGACCGAAGCGAGGGCGTCATGA
- a CDS encoding glycosyltransferase family 4 protein yields MTTTSTLTSTVTPSLMFLLDSPNIWRGQALAGTPARVLALAEHSHRAGAKVTLVLCDRGADYGTEQHWPMDTVLVHPADFYTPPALVTVLGEPSVDFLLLCEAESLAARGRDLARRLGARLVYDVHDDESAVAASLGEPADVVEEYRTTQRVALAGADHVIVSTRNEATLAASASVPAERTAMLPNGADPTQRTCWGPDPDAGTLVFLGNLFYEPNARALASIRSTILPALHAAGTDVRVRVVGRGPAALTRPAEGIEFTGRVDTIDEALRGASLALAPLEAGSGAKMKVLDYLAAGLPVLGTSEAVTGLPLDHPGVLVDDDLHAWPSLITTLLRDPGALREVGQAGRECVERGLSWQQIGTDLLRNTHTWLAATSTTPPLGLVGGVSGPRWLAEHAGHNALGDPDTTSPGHPRWLRESSPTASRKG; encoded by the coding sequence ATGACAACGACATCAACACTGACATCGACGGTGACACCGTCGTTGATGTTCCTGCTGGACTCCCCGAACATCTGGCGCGGCCAGGCCCTGGCGGGCACACCGGCCCGCGTGCTGGCCCTGGCCGAGCACAGCCACCGTGCGGGCGCGAAGGTGACGCTGGTGCTATGCGACCGGGGCGCCGACTACGGCACCGAGCAGCACTGGCCGATGGACACGGTGCTGGTGCACCCTGCCGACTTCTACACCCCGCCCGCCCTGGTGACGGTTCTCGGTGAGCCGTCGGTGGACTTCCTGCTGTTGTGTGAGGCCGAATCGCTGGCCGCCCGGGGCCGCGACCTGGCGCGGCGACTCGGTGCCCGGCTGGTCTACGACGTCCACGACGACGAGTCCGCGGTCGCGGCCAGTCTCGGTGAACCCGCCGATGTCGTCGAGGAATACCGCACCACCCAGCGGGTCGCGCTGGCCGGCGCGGATCACGTCATCGTGTCCACCCGCAACGAGGCCACCCTCGCCGCCAGCGCGAGCGTTCCCGCCGAGCGGACCGCGATGCTGCCCAACGGCGCCGACCCGACACAGCGAACCTGCTGGGGACCCGACCCGGACGCCGGCACGTTGGTGTTCCTGGGCAACCTGTTCTACGAACCCAACGCGCGGGCACTCGCGTCGATCCGCAGCACGATCCTGCCCGCCCTGCACGCGGCCGGAACCGATGTCCGCGTCCGTGTCGTCGGTCGTGGCCCGGCCGCGCTGACCCGGCCAGCCGAGGGGATCGAGTTCACCGGCCGCGTGGACACCATCGACGAGGCGCTGCGTGGGGCGTCGCTTGCGCTGGCTCCGTTGGAGGCTGGTTCCGGCGCCAAGATGAAGGTGCTGGACTACCTCGCGGCCGGGCTTCCCGTGCTGGGCACCAGCGAAGCCGTCACCGGCCTCCCGCTGGATCATCCCGGGGTGCTGGTCGACGACGACCTGCACGCGTGGCCGTCGCTGATCACCACACTGCTGCGCGACCCGGGCGCGCTGCGCGAGGTCGGCCAGGCGGGTCGGGAGTGCGTCGAGCGGGGGCTGTCCTGGCAGCAGATCGGCACCGACCTGCTCAGGAACACCCACACCTGGCTGGCCGCCACCTCGACCACACCGCCGCTGGGCCTTGTGGGCGGGGTGTCCGGTCCGCGGTGGCTGGCCGAACACGCCGGACACAACGCCTTGGGCGACCCGGACACCACCAGCCCGGGGCACCCGCGCTGGCTGCGCGAATCGTCACCAACTGCGTCGAGGAAGGGGTAG
- a CDS encoding helix-turn-helix transcriptional regulator, with the protein MVQRVDARIPNAALIRLREDAGLAQQDLAQELNDLAASKHAKHPQITKKTVGRWERGEVALPQPFYRRLLAEYFDVAVDELGFRRVRRAAPIPATSSHELLTLVAVPGRLEPRVHDDQRQWRHVRTGLNAHRHGLAVLAQQLYPDHQVPGLEATGVIAHPSWIPEQPVPIGRVALELDTSAFEPVIVGDERETAATRPLASTEARYRRYHHAVRDLATPRLFENRLCFRLLGLDWAHPTLRMQFGQMGFFDSIDINEALAHETALHHLGTTDQDSLASKGSWRRLAFRKLIGDPADLSRRPLMGAIGTLTIRGGDSPRVVLHQRDGTRVAGGGGMAHLLPAGIFQPSSYVPAAVDADFSLWRNIQREYAEELLGHDEYDGSGRPIHYDQLEPFITMDTALADGHIRVWCLGVTLDALTLCGDILTVAVIDPDLYDDLFGAAVNSNAEGTVPAHAFPFEANTLLRLRELGQLSPGAAAALHLAWHHRATLLHTQS; encoded by the coding sequence ATGGTGCAGCGTGTCGACGCCCGCATTCCCAATGCGGCCCTAATCCGGCTCCGAGAAGACGCGGGGCTCGCCCAACAGGACCTCGCCCAGGAACTCAACGACCTCGCCGCGAGCAAACACGCGAAGCACCCACAGATCACCAAGAAGACCGTCGGCCGCTGGGAACGCGGCGAAGTCGCCCTGCCTCAACCGTTCTACCGTCGCCTGCTGGCCGAGTACTTCGACGTCGCAGTCGATGAACTCGGGTTCCGCCGAGTGCGCCGAGCCGCGCCCATCCCCGCCACCAGTTCACACGAACTGCTCACCCTGGTGGCTGTACCTGGCCGCCTCGAACCGCGTGTCCATGATGATCAGCGCCAGTGGCGCCACGTTCGGACCGGGCTCAACGCCCACCGGCACGGCCTGGCCGTGCTGGCCCAACAGCTCTACCCCGACCACCAGGTCCCCGGCCTGGAAGCCACCGGTGTCATCGCCCACCCCTCGTGGATTCCCGAGCAGCCGGTCCCCATCGGCCGCGTCGCACTCGAACTGGACACCAGCGCGTTCGAGCCGGTCATCGTCGGCGACGAACGGGAAACCGCCGCCACCCGGCCGCTCGCGTCGACCGAAGCCCGCTACCGCCGATACCACCACGCCGTCCGCGACCTTGCCACGCCGAGACTCTTCGAGAACCGGCTCTGTTTCCGGCTACTCGGCCTCGACTGGGCTCACCCGACGCTGCGGATGCAATTCGGGCAGATGGGATTCTTCGACTCCATCGACATCAACGAAGCCCTCGCCCACGAGACCGCCCTGCACCACCTCGGCACCACCGACCAAGACTCACTTGCCAGCAAGGGGTCCTGGCGTCGGCTGGCATTCCGCAAACTCATCGGCGACCCCGCAGACCTGTCCCGCAGGCCACTCATGGGCGCGATCGGCACGCTCACCATCCGCGGCGGCGACTCACCCAGAGTCGTTCTGCACCAACGCGACGGCACACGCGTGGCAGGGGGAGGCGGCATGGCCCACCTGTTGCCAGCCGGAATCTTCCAACCCTCCAGCTACGTGCCCGCCGCAGTCGACGCCGACTTCAGTCTCTGGCGCAACATCCAACGCGAGTACGCCGAAGAACTCCTCGGCCACGACGAATACGACGGCAGCGGACGCCCGATCCACTACGACCAACTCGAACCGTTCATCACGATGGACACAGCCTTGGCCGACGGACACATCCGCGTTTGGTGCCTCGGTGTCACCCTCGACGCGCTCACCCTGTGCGGGGACATCCTCACCGTCGCCGTCATCGACCCCGACCTCTACGACGACCTATTCGGTGCCGCCGTCAACAGCAACGCCGAAGGCACCGTCCCCGCCCACGCGTTCCCGTTCGAGGCCAACACCCTGCTCCGACTCCGCGAACTCGGCCAACTCTCCCCTGGAGCCGCAGCCGCCCTCCACCTCGCCTGGCACCACCGAGCCACCCTGCTCCACACGCAGTCGTGA